A window of Nocardia fluminea contains these coding sequences:
- a CDS encoding dCTP deaminase → MLTGAEIQAARHRGELVIDPFDDHLVCANSIAFRLGTELLSYPAGVELDPHHDPQAVQAHIPPDGVVLVPDRLYLGSTAEAMGGLRYAATLHACRSVSSLGLRIQLSAPLGHCGAVIPWTLELRATVPVRVYAGMTIGKLAFWPMQGTAVRYLGRYRDSRGPVRSLIAACPPTSPVIPSAGSIPA, encoded by the coding sequence ATGCTGACCGGAGCCGAGATCCAGGCTGCGCGCCACCGCGGCGAGCTCGTGATCGACCCCTTCGACGACCACTTGGTGTGCGCGAATTCGATCGCGTTCCGCCTCGGGACCGAGCTGCTGTCCTACCCTGCGGGGGTCGAACTCGACCCGCACCACGATCCACAGGCGGTGCAAGCCCACATCCCGCCGGACGGTGTCGTACTCGTCCCCGACAGGCTGTATCTGGGGTCGACAGCCGAGGCGATGGGTGGGCTGCGCTATGCGGCCACCCTGCATGCCTGCCGGTCCGTGTCCTCCCTCGGGCTGCGGATCCAGCTATCCGCGCCACTGGGGCATTGCGGCGCGGTCATTCCCTGGACCCTCGAGTTGCGCGCGACCGTGCCGGTGCGGGTGTATGCGGGGATGACGATCGGCAAGCTCGCGTTCTGGCCGATGCAGGGCACTGCGGTCCGCTATCTCGGCCGGTACCGCGATTCGCGCGGGCCCGTGCGCTCGCTCATCGCCGCCTGCCCACCTACCTCCCCAGTGATACCGTCCGCCGGATCGATTCCGGCATGA
- a CDS encoding ATP-binding protein, which yields MTQPKIRLALIGHSGAGKSTTAQLITHTAQSRGLRAEVIKVAAPLYDLQHAFYTRIGRTLPPGQQDQQLMETLARCLRDREPGFLLKDFLTRADASSADVVINDDVRSYDHDLLRLRASGWTVLRVSAPDETRKERLTAQGYLSLSDVSTAGVEDVDADVEVTNDGTLQDLAGHVRAVLDRVFSC from the coding sequence ATGACCCAACCCAAGATACGGCTCGCTCTCATAGGCCACTCAGGCGCCGGGAAATCCACCACCGCCCAACTCATCACCCACACCGCCCAATCACGCGGACTTCGTGCTGAGGTCATCAAAGTCGCCGCACCGCTCTACGACCTGCAGCACGCCTTCTACACCCGCATAGGCCGCACCCTCCCACCCGGCCAGCAGGACCAACAGCTCATGGAGACTCTGGCCCGCTGCCTGCGCGACCGAGAACCCGGCTTCCTACTGAAGGACTTCCTCACCCGCGCCGACGCGAGTAGTGCCGATGTCGTGATCAACGACGATGTCCGCTCCTACGACCACGATCTACTCCGCCTGCGGGCCTCGGGCTGGACCGTTCTGCGAGTCAGCGCACCGGATGAGACCCGTAAGGAAAGGCTCACCGCCCAGGGCTATCTCAGCTTGTCCGACGTTTCCACCGCTGGTGTCGAAGATGTCGACGCCGACGTCGAGGTCACCAACGATGGCACCCTGCAAGACCTCGCTGGACACGTGCGCGCGGTGTTGGACCGGGTGTTCTCATGCTGA
- a CDS encoding dCTP deaminase domain-containing protein — MTILTGAEIQRQRETGAITIEPFDPARLNPNSYNFTLGDRLRAYTAPVLDARRENPSTEIAIPADGFVLRPGQLYLASTAEVLGGTGFAPTFAARSSIARLELSIHLSSGLGDIGYIGQWTLQLVATEAVRVYPGMEIGQMMWWTPVGEISYYTGKYQDSRGPQASQSWVGLTGDLARRRFPGLGEERLRFELVGAKCARLGELSARVPVPPLIAVPVGELAAAIEADVLTGVEAVFADLRATVGGDVPAQVTRLAELIADLRPSSQTAELLNVRLEEVFPAGTRFAVRSSALCEDSAETAYAGAYESLLDVASGDVPEAVAAVWRSFYSLTAVSARLRAGDLDPAPRMAVMVQAMVEPEQAGIAMTGLDPVDPAQVQIEAVSGRADALAAGAATPDGSDTVAPATVAAVTELVEAAREVLGVIDVDIEWVQAGGVVSLVQARPNTARRRSASVRREIAVVPLYLEPLPGDIPLGPLTGPVGHFTSKRGPAMRRAHELGIAIGSAVLVYLPADPRPAWAKDLAPLLGAALSTPEVIVDVSEHQRQIVCNTDDLVGELQWLHTAAPTGEPFTVLVRDYVKGQRGLITHPADPTTGEIAAEASEAGLLAMNRGFAATTDLSLAPGSPSEDALAATGGETNLALIVRMARDLTTMQGPTIIEWIIGNRGELFYIDHTKLAGPANPEAGPRVIAAGRCTGQVVRVVNDAVLEQLSIGAAVSVSGAHIDVHQHGAVAEIITRIEVVRTNGGRVILSARRPYAVLAALVGMVDGFVFDLGSRLCHLGIVVREHGIPALVHEATDGEVLTLDNGTVLTHGGPR, encoded by the coding sequence ATGACGATCCTCACCGGAGCTGAGATCCAACGCCAGCGTGAGACCGGGGCGATCACCATCGAGCCGTTCGATCCGGCGCGTCTGAACCCGAATTCCTACAACTTCACCCTCGGAGACCGGCTGCGTGCCTACACCGCACCGGTCCTCGACGCCCGTCGCGAGAATCCGAGCACCGAGATCGCGATCCCCGCAGATGGATTCGTGCTGCGACCGGGCCAGCTCTACCTCGCCAGCACCGCCGAGGTCCTGGGCGGCACCGGGTTCGCGCCGACCTTCGCCGCGCGATCGAGCATCGCCCGACTCGAGCTCTCGATCCACCTGTCTTCCGGGCTGGGCGATATCGGTTACATCGGCCAATGGACACTCCAGCTCGTCGCGACCGAGGCGGTCCGGGTCTACCCGGGCATGGAGATCGGGCAGATGATGTGGTGGACACCGGTCGGTGAAATCAGCTACTACACCGGTAAATACCAGGACTCACGTGGGCCCCAGGCCAGCCAGTCCTGGGTTGGGCTCACCGGGGACCTTGCCAGGCGGCGGTTCCCCGGCCTCGGAGAGGAAAGACTCCGCTTCGAGCTGGTCGGTGCGAAGTGTGCTCGCCTGGGCGAGTTGTCTGCGCGAGTTCCGGTCCCGCCGCTGATCGCGGTTCCGGTCGGCGAGCTCGCCGCGGCTATCGAGGCTGATGTACTCACGGGTGTGGAGGCGGTGTTCGCGGACTTGCGGGCAACTGTCGGTGGCGATGTCCCCGCCCAGGTGACACGGTTGGCCGAGCTGATCGCCGACCTGCGTCCCAGCAGCCAGACTGCGGAGTTGCTGAACGTCCGCCTCGAAGAGGTGTTCCCAGCGGGGACACGGTTCGCGGTTCGGTCCTCTGCCTTGTGTGAGGACTCAGCCGAAACCGCCTACGCAGGCGCCTACGAGTCCCTGCTCGATGTGGCGTCCGGGGACGTACCCGAAGCAGTCGCTGCGGTGTGGCGCTCCTTCTACTCGCTCACGGCCGTGAGCGCGCGGCTGCGCGCCGGTGACCTGGACCCCGCCCCTCGTATGGCGGTAATGGTGCAGGCCATGGTCGAGCCCGAGCAGGCCGGGATCGCTATGACCGGCTTGGACCCGGTCGATCCCGCGCAGGTCCAGATCGAAGCCGTGTCCGGGCGGGCCGACGCGTTGGCCGCCGGTGCCGCCACACCCGACGGCAGCGACACCGTTGCCCCGGCGACTGTCGCTGCGGTCACCGAGTTGGTCGAGGCCGCGCGCGAAGTACTCGGCGTCATCGACGTGGATATCGAGTGGGTACAGGCAGGCGGTGTCGTCTCGCTGGTGCAGGCTCGCCCGAACACTGCACGCCGCCGTAGTGCCAGCGTCCGACGTGAGATCGCCGTCGTTCCCCTCTACCTCGAACCTCTGCCCGGCGACATCCCACTGGGGCCACTGACTGGCCCCGTCGGCCACTTCACCAGCAAACGCGGACCCGCGATGCGGCGCGCGCACGAACTCGGTATCGCGATCGGCTCCGCCGTCCTCGTCTACCTCCCAGCCGACCCCCGCCCCGCCTGGGCCAAGGACCTCGCCCCGCTGCTCGGCGCGGCACTGTCGACGCCGGAGGTGATCGTCGACGTCAGCGAACACCAGCGCCAGATCGTCTGCAACACAGATGATCTCGTCGGTGAGCTGCAATGGCTGCACACCGCCGCACCGACCGGAGAGCCGTTCACGGTACTGGTCCGCGACTACGTGAAAGGTCAGCGTGGTCTGATCACCCACCCTGCCGACCCCACGACCGGCGAGATCGCCGCCGAAGCGTCCGAGGCGGGCTTGCTCGCGATGAACCGTGGCTTCGCCGCCACCACCGACCTGAGCCTCGCACCGGGCTCACCCAGCGAAGACGCTCTCGCAGCCACCGGCGGCGAGACGAACCTGGCCCTGATCGTCCGCATGGCCAGAGACCTGACCACGATGCAGGGGCCCACGATCATCGAGTGGATCATCGGTAACCGCGGCGAGCTGTTCTACATCGACCACACCAAGCTCGCCGGACCAGCGAACCCCGAGGCGGGACCGAGAGTGATCGCGGCCGGTCGCTGCACCGGGCAGGTTGTCCGTGTGGTCAATGACGCGGTGCTCGAGCAACTCTCGATCGGTGCGGCGGTCAGCGTGTCCGGTGCGCATATCGATGTCCACCAGCACGGTGCTGTCGCGGAGATCATCACCCGCATCGAGGTTGTCCGGACCAACGGAGGCCGGGTGATTCTCTCGGCGCGACGGCCCTATGCGGTGCTGGCCGCGCTGGTCGGCATGGTGGACGGCTTCGTCTTCGACTTGGGCTCGCGGCTGTGTCATCTCGGAATCGTTGTGCGCGAGCACGGTATTCCCGCACTTGTCCACGAAGCCACCGACGGCGAAGTGCTCACCCTCGACAACGGCACCGTCCTCACCCACGGAGGTCCCCGATGA
- a CDS encoding glycosyltransferase family 2 protein: MSIDVIILTYNSAEHLPAAVASVRAQTAADVTITVIDNASTDNTLDVARELGLTPIANSHNIGFGAAINQAAAATQADYVTLLNPDAELGDPKALDAMVDTLSDPQIGIVGTRIQTPAGEPYPNGRRFPSTTLAARHAIMSVLRPGTNSASAEYFGPAIGRPDADQVVDWVSGCCLMMKRPLWEQMRGFDPRYWMYLEDADLAWRLRENGYTTVLSGPAWVTHHGGQSSKFRRNRSLWHHHRSAALFYARTRTGWRRILVPIAFAFLGIRLGALVALNTARRLTASD, from the coding sequence GTGAGCATCGACGTCATCATCCTCACCTACAACAGCGCCGAACACCTGCCCGCCGCCGTCGCCTCCGTACGCGCCCAAACCGCCGCCGACGTGACGATCACCGTCATCGACAACGCCTCCACCGACAACACCCTCGACGTCGCGCGCGAGCTCGGACTCACCCCGATCGCCAACTCCCACAACATCGGCTTCGGTGCCGCGATCAACCAGGCCGCCGCCGCTACCCAGGCCGACTACGTCACCCTGCTCAACCCCGACGCCGAACTCGGCGATCCGAAAGCCCTCGATGCCATGGTTGACACCCTCTCCGACCCGCAGATCGGAATCGTTGGCACCCGGATCCAGACTCCGGCCGGTGAGCCCTACCCCAACGGCCGTCGCTTCCCCTCCACCACCCTCGCCGCACGCCACGCCATCATGAGCGTGCTTCGACCGGGCACTAACTCCGCCAGCGCCGAATATTTCGGCCCCGCCATCGGCCGCCCCGACGCCGACCAGGTTGTCGACTGGGTCTCGGGCTGCTGTCTGATGATGAAACGACCGCTCTGGGAACAGATGCGCGGCTTCGATCCCCGCTATTGGATGTATCTCGAAGACGCCGACCTCGCCTGGCGCCTGCGCGAGAACGGTTACACCACAGTCCTTTCCGGCCCCGCCTGGGTAACCCACCACGGCGGGCAGTCCAGCAAGTTCCGGCGCAACCGGTCGCTGTGGCACCACCACCGCAGCGCCGCTCTGTTCTACGCCCGCACCCGTACCGGCTGGCGACGCATCCTCGTTCCTATCGCTTTCGCGTTCCTCGGTATCCGGCTCGGTGCGCTCGTCGCGCTCAACACCGCTCGCCGCCTCACCGCCAGCGACTGA
- a CDS encoding aspartyl/asparaginyl beta-hydroxylase domain-containing protein: MTPPSTNRPDETGAEQFYNGPTDAVFDVALLRQAYSEVLTLVEPMNTERHGEPLRCVSLTHRPDTRDLLADGLVSQFAPDGSMRYLEREFSRLNPMFSATYFAVVLRSVSALMPVGRMRLMIQAPGTVYRMHADATKRAHLAIHTDPDAYLVGPDGHGHHIPADGRLRVFDTRARHTAFNAGTADRVHLLMSVADTERLHHTVLLTPRSQR; this comes from the coding sequence ATGACGCCGCCCAGCACCAACCGACCCGATGAAACCGGCGCGGAACAGTTCTACAACGGCCCAACCGACGCGGTGTTCGATGTCGCACTGCTGCGACAGGCATATAGCGAGGTCCTCACGTTGGTCGAGCCGATGAACACCGAACGCCACGGCGAGCCGCTTCGCTGTGTATCCCTGACTCACCGCCCCGACACGAGGGATCTGCTCGCCGACGGACTGGTCAGCCAGTTCGCTCCTGACGGAAGCATGCGCTACCTCGAGCGCGAATTCTCCCGTCTCAACCCGATGTTCAGCGCCACCTACTTCGCCGTCGTGCTTCGGTCTGTGTCCGCGCTCATGCCAGTCGGCCGGATGCGGCTGATGATCCAGGCACCAGGCACGGTCTACCGGATGCACGCCGACGCCACCAAACGCGCCCACCTGGCCATCCACACCGACCCGGATGCCTACCTAGTCGGGCCGGATGGTCACGGCCACCACATCCCCGCCGACGGCAGGCTGCGAGTGTTCGACACCCGCGCCCGGCACACGGCATTCAACGCTGGCACGGCCGATCGCGTGCACCTGCTGATGTCGGTCGCCGACACCGAACGCCTGCACCACACTGTTCTGCTCACACCTCGGAGCCAGCGATGA